A region of the Mesobacillus jeotgali genome:
AACCAGAAACGATAAGGATTGTTCTGATTTTGCAACCTATGATGAAGTGGTTGAATACTGGAATTCAAAAGGATACTCCGCTACATATGATCCAGAAAGATTGGATGGTTGGGGAAATGCTGTTGATGATGGGATACCGTGTGAAGCCCCAAGTGGCTATGACAAAACTAAAATAAACAATAGTCCTGAGCAGGTTCAATTCCAGAAAGATCAGCAAGAGGGTAAAAACGGTGAGCAGGAAGGATATGCTCAAGGCCAGAAGGATGGGTATCAAGGGAACACCAGCAACAACGCAGCTGCGAGTGGAAGTGATATTTTCAAGAATGGCTATAAAACTGGTTATGACAAGGGATATGAAGAAGGAAAAGCAAAGTTAGAAACTGAAAAGAAAAAGGCTAATGAAGAAGGATATTCATTAGGGAAGAAACAAGATAAAATTTCAATTCCTGAAACATATGCAGCTCACGCTCACTTAAAGGCAGCGTTTGAAGAAGGTTTTAATCAAGCTGTTAAAGAACGAATAGAAGCTAAGAAAGAAGAGTACTTTGCTATAGGTCTAAAAGATGGAAAAAATGATGTGAATAATCCACCAAAGGAAAAGGACTTTGGTGAAGCATATCAAGAAGGATACGAAGAGGGTCAAAAGGAATTAAAAGAGTCTTATGTTAAGCAGGGGTATGAAGCTGCTTTTAGCCTATTGGAATATAAGAAGCCTGACTTGAAAAACGAGAAGTTCATAGATTGGTATAAAAAAGGTTTTGAGTCTAACAAAGAGGTAGTAAAAATTAGAGACGCAGCACTTGCTCAAGGAAAGGGAGGGACAGAGTTGGCAATCCCTGAAGAATATACAAAGGGCGAAGTAGTCTATAAATTTTACTATGAACAAGGCTTTAAAGAATATGAAGCTGAGAAAGAGGATAGTCGACAGACAACTGCTGGGGGATTAGGTATAGCAGCACTTGCATGGTTGGGAAGAAGATTCTATGTGGCAAAGAAAATGATTGGTTAAGGGGAGGCCGCTATGGGAATTTACCGAACTGTCAGTCGTAAGGTTGAAGATGTATTTGTAAAGATTTTAGCAGCGAAGCAAGATTCTGATGTAGTAAAGGAAAAGGTTGCAAAGTACAGAACTGAAGCAGATCAAAAGTTGCAAGCAAAAAAGCTTGAGAAGGAAAAGAAAAGAGCAGAACAGACGAAGCTAAACAAACAAAGATATGAAGCTCAAGAAAGGCAGCGTAAAGAGAAGGAAGAGCTTCAAAGAAGAGAAGTTGAGGCTTTGCTATCCAAAGTGTTGGAGAATGGAGTTAATTGTGCTTCACAATATGAAGTTAACGAGATTAAGAACAATGAACAGTTTTTCCTAAATCTCGTGCAAAGAGTATTTGATACCAATGAAAAAGCTCTTACTTTCATTTTTTGTGAATTTGATAAATCAAGTAAGAAAGAGATAAAAGGATATCTGATACCAACAAATAAAAGGGTTTTATTTGTAACCAAAAACCTTACCTTCATGGATAAGTTCAGATATCAGACAATCATCAACGTCAACTGGTTTAAAGATGGCTTCCTTGAAAGAGGCTTAAGGATCCAATATGGCAAAAGGAAATTGGAATTCGATGAAATGTTTGACCAGCAACAAATGGAGAGAGTTGGAAATACTATTTTAAACAAGGCGACGAGTAGAGCGATATAATAGTGGACGGTCTAATGTTTCGTAAGCATTAGACCGTCCTTTTTATTTCATCCCCTCGCATGCCATTTTAGTATTGGTATACTTTTGATGAACTCATAAAGTATTTGCGTTTAATCAAACAAATGCTCTTCCAATTGCTAAGTGATTTAAAGATGGAAGTATATTGAGAAGTGGTATGTCATGATATATAGAGCCATAAAAAAAGCCTAAAGTAATCACTATCTGTCTATTTGGATATTTATGTTAAAGTTAAAATTAATTAGACTTATATATTGGGGAGATACAATTGATAGAGAAAATAAAGGATATTAACCTTTTGCTTACTAATAAAAGTTATTTATCAGCGCTTGCACTATCTTTAACTATACCTGATATTTGTGGACAAATTGAATATCCAGATTTGAAGAAAAAAATGGAGAACGAAATATAAGAAAACAATATGTAGCATGGTTTGATGATTGGGTAAACCAATATTTTGCAGATAATACAGGTTGGATAAAGGATGGCTCTAAGGCAAAAAATCCGTATTTTACGGGAGAGATGTGTTATTCTCTCCGTTGTTCTTTCTTACATGCTGGAAATTCGGATTTAAAGAAATGGGGCGAAGAAGAAGACGCGAATTTTTATTATTCATACGAATTTGAATTAGCAATAGGTGGAGCAGATAAAAATGGTTTATCTTGGGTAACCCCTACTGAAAATAGCTTGAAAATATTAAAGAATAGAACAGTCTGAGTAAATATCGATAAATTGTGTGAGTACATATGTCTATCTGCTGAAAAGTATTATGGAGAAAAACACCCTGATTTATTCAAAGACCATAAAATCAAAATTATTGATTTTAATTCCTTTAAAAACCACGAAAAGGATTTTATTAATTAATTGATCTTCTACAATTGGGTGCAATTGTTAGTCTAATTCCTCGATTAATGTGGAAGATTAGATTTTTTTCAAAGTCCTAAACGTAATAAATTTATTTTTTGATATTGCTTCTTTGATACTTGAGTTGGTGAAAAGTGGTTATTTATGCGAAAACCGCTGATAAAAACATGAAAGAAGTAGTACATTCTTATGACAGTCCAACTAGGCATTGTTAATTGTAGTATCCGTGCACGGTTAATTATTGAGAAATCCATAAAATACGATAAGTAGTCACGTTGCTAATCGTATTTTTTTATATAAGGCAGCAAAATTTCTTATAAAGTCTCCTATCTAACTGTTCACAAAACTGCCACAATCGACCGCTTCCCCCCTGTCCTTTCCACCCGTTCATCCATATATAAAGGGTGAAAGGGTGGTGCATTAGCATGACAATTAAATCAGCGGTTATTGAGAGTTTTGCTGAGTATTCACGTTTGGTTCATTGAAGGAGTTTAACAATCATTTTGAGATGTGGATGGCGGATAAGAAGCGTTTTTTCAGTAAGGGTGAGTTGATTGGGTTGAAGAGGCTAGCTCGCTTTGCTGCGAAGGTTCCTGGGGTGGCGAATGCCAAGATCGGGACGGTCCTTAAGGCGATTTATGAGGAGTATGGGGAGATGGGAATTTCCCGTTCTACTTTTAAAAGGATGATTCTGAAGGCTAGTGGAATTGGTATTTTCACTGTATATGAAACTGCGCGCAAGAACGGCTCACAGTCTAGCAACCTGTATGTATTCAATCGTTTCCCGATGAATGAACTACCGGATGGCGTTCAATTGAGCCACCAATATAAAACTATCATTCCTTCTGAAACTAACATTAAAAAGAATAATAAACGTGAAGAAAATGCTGCTGAACAACAATCAGCCAAAATCACAGAGTTAAAATCCATTGCTGAACAAGCACCGGATGAGCATCTATTTGTCAGTGACCGGGTTCCAGTGGATTTCGTCAATCTTGTAAAATACTTCTACCCAACCGCAAAGTCAATTGAAGAATTCTGGCGGATGAGCATGGTTGCTGCTTACCGTAACAACTATGAAAAAGACACGGGTCTCCTGTTATCGCTGTCCCTTGACTCCTTCAAACAGCTCGTCCGGAAGCTGAAGTCGAAGGTGGAATTGAAGAATCCAATGGCTTATTTCACCGGAATTCTGAACAAGAAGTTTCAGGAGCGTTATTTTGAGGAGATTCATGATATGCAGGTTGGCTAAACGTTCAGGTGTTTTTGAGTCTTTTTACCCATATAAAACAAAAAGGAACATTTGGATATTTGTGGAATTATATATTGGTTATGTCTAATTTTCAGGAGTGGTTATGAATAATCAGGTGATTGAGTCTTTTGATGATCTGCTGTCTGCGGCTATTGAGGAGCCTTCTAGGCGTTTTCAATTTTATATAGCTTTGGTTGAACTTGAACTGGTCGTGATTGGGTCGGTTGCGGATGATGAGACGCTGAATTTAAAATACATCGAAGAGGATGGCGAGCTTGTCCTACCAGTTTTTACGAGCTGGGAGAAGTTCGATGGGATCATCCAATCAGAGTATCCATATGTGAAAATCCCTGCAGTGCTGCTTTTGGAAATGGCGGGAACGGACATCCCATGGGTGTTGAATCCTTTTACCGGGTTGAGTAAAAAAATTATCTGTGAAGAACTGGAAACGATGAAGGACGGCAGAATTCTGCATTATTTTTTCGAACAGTTAAGTGATGAAGAGAGGGAAAGGATTCTGACTGAACAAATAGTGGAGCTCCCGGAAAGTGTAATGAAAAGGGTACGTTCTT
Encoded here:
- a CDS encoding enhanced serine sensitivity protein SseB C-terminal domain-containing protein, with the protein product MNNQVIESFDDLLSAAIEEPSRRFQFYIALVELELVVIGSVADDETLNLKYIEEDGELVLPVFTSWEKFDGIIQSEYPYVKIPAVLLLEMAGTDIPWVLNPFTGLSKKIICEELETMKDGRILHYFFEQLSDEERERILTEQIVELPESVMKRVRSCLMKFPSVSKAYLVNIYNPSAAGRPFPLVALEVDDLEEGLTQEVFEAINQQGEQQVEVFILDDAIPLASSIVEDTRPFYFRESLEEFRTMFEKEVTECPRLI
- a CDS encoding YHYH domain-containing protein produces the protein MYKKIAILTLLFTFVFGTISFAHSGRTDSSGGHNCSEKSKAKGLCTGYHNHNGGGASEGSSSGSSSGTAPAATRNDKDCSDFATYDEVVEYWNSKGYSATYDPERLDGWGNAVDDGIPCEAPSGYDKTKINNSPEQVQFQKDQQEGKNGEQEGYAQGQKDGYQGNTSNNAAASGSDIFKNGYKTGYDKGYEEGKAKLETEKKKANEEGYSLGKKQDKISIPETYAAHAHLKAAFEEGFNQAVKERIEAKKEEYFAIGLKDGKNDVNNPPKEKDFGEAYQEGYEEGQKELKESYVKQGYEAAFSLLEYKKPDLKNEKFIDWYKKGFESNKEVVKIRDAALAQGKGGTELAIPEEYTKGEVVYKFYYEQGFKEYEAEKEDSRQTTAGGLGIAALAWLGRRFYVAKKMIG